DNA from Methylobacterium currus:
GCCCCGCCGACGGGGGCTGAGATTGGACGAGCGTGCGTCCTGACCCTTGAACCTGATCCGGTTCGTACCGGCGGAGGGACGGGAACCTGCCATGACCGACGTGACCCGTGCGTCCTCGCGCCCCGAGGCCGGATCGTCTCCCCGGGAGAGATCCATGAACGCACCCATCCTCGCGAAAGATCTGCCGCACAGCGTCACCACGGGGCCCGTCGCCGGCTCGGTGAAGGCCTACGCCTCGCCCCAGGAGCGCCCCGACCTTCATGTGCCCTACCGGGAGATCGCGCTCTCCGATCCGCGCGAGGCCCCGGTGCGGGTCTACGACCCGTCGGGCCCCTATACGGAGGCCGATGCACGCATCGACCTCGCGGCCGGTCTGCCCGAGATCCGTAAGCGCTGGATCGCGGGCCGCGGCTACGCGGCAACCGCCCCCCGGGCGGTGAAGCCAGAGGATAACGGCTTCGCCAGCGCGGACAGGCTGGTGGCGCCGTGCCCGGCCGCCCGCACCGTGCGCCGGGGCGCCCCGGGCCAGAGGGTCACCCAGTACGAGTTCGCCCGCGCCGGGATCGTCACGGAGGAGATGATCTACGTCGCCCACCGGGAGAACCTGTGCCGCGAGGCGATGCTGGCGGGGGCCGCGGACAAGCTCGCCGACGGCGAGAGCTTCGGGGCGAGCATCCCGCCCTTCATCACGCCGGACTTCGTGCGCGACGAGGTGGCGCGCGGGCGGGCGATCATCCCGGCCAACATCAACCACACCGAACTCGAGCCGATGGCCATCGGCCGCAACTTCCTCGTCAAGATCAACGCCAATATCGGCAACTCGGCCGTGACCTCCTCGGCCGCCGAGGAGGTCGAGAAGATGGTGTGGGCGATCCGCTGGGGCGCCGACACGGTCATGGACCTCTCGACGGGGCGCAACATCCACAACATCCGTGGCTGGATCCTGCGCAATGCGCCGGTGCCGATCGGGACGGTGCCGATCTACCAGGCGCTGGAGAAGGTCGGTGGCGATCCCCTCAAGCTCGATTGGGAGGTGTTTCGCGATACGCTGATCGAGCAGGCCGAGCAGGGGGTGGATTACTTCACCATCCATGCCGGCGTGCGCCTCGCCCACGTGCCGCTCACCGCCCGGCGCGTCACCGGCATTGTCTCGCGCGGCGGCTCGATCATGGCGCGCTGGTGCCTCGCCGGGCACCGGGAATCGTTCCTCTACGAGCGGTTCGAGGAGATCTGCGACATCTGCCGGGCCTACGACGTGTCGTTCTCCCTCGGCGACGGCCTGCGCCCGGGCTCGATCGCGGACGCCAACGACGCGGCGCAGTTCGCCGAGCTGGAGACCTTGGGGGAACTCACCGAGGTCGCCCATGCCAAGGGCTGCCAGGTGATGATCGAGGGCCCCGGCCACGTGCCGATGCACAAGATCAAGGTCAACATGGAGAAGCAGCTCGCCGAGTGCGGCGAGGCGCCGTTCTACACGCTCGGCCCGCTCACCACCGACGTGGCGCCGGGCTACGACCACATCACCTCCGGCATCGGCGCGGCGATGATCGGCTGGTTCGGCACCGCGATGCTCTGCTACGTCACCCCGAAGGAGCATCTCGGCCTGCCGAACCGCGACGACGTGAAGACCGGCGTCATCACCTACAAGATCGCCGCCCATGCCGCCGACCTCGCCAAGGGCCACCCGGCCGCCCAATTGCGCGACGACGCCCTGTCGCGGGCCCGGTTCGACTTCCGCTGGGAGGACCAGTTCAACCTCTCCCTCGATCCGGACACGGCGCGGGCCTATCACGACGAGACCCTGCCGAAGGACGCCCACAAGGTCGCGCATTTCTGCTCGATGTGCGGGCCGAAATTCTGCTCGATGAAGATCACCCAGGACCTGCGCGCCGACGTGCTGGCCATGGCGGCGGCGAGCGCCGTGGTCGGCGAGGCCACACCCTTGAGCGAAGCGGAGCGGGCGGCCGGCATGGCCCAAAAATCGGCGGAATTCATGACGCAGGGCGGGGACCTCTACGTCGCACCCGGCGAATAGGAACCCACCGCCATGCCGATGCAGGCCCAAGCGGCCCCGCCGGGGCCTGCCCCGTCTCCGCCTGGACGCGCGCGTCCGGGCTCGATCATGCGCCGTCTGGTCGTCTTCGCCCTCGGTCTGGCGGTGCCGATCCTGATCTTCGGCGGCGTGGTGCTGTGGCAATTCGCCGGCGCGGCGCGGGACCGCCTCGAGGCGGAGGCCCTGGGCCGCGCCCGCATGGAGGCGGCGGCGGTCGACCGCGAGGTGGCGAGCCTCGTCGCCACCCTCGAGGCCCTGAGCCTCTCCAACGCGCTCCAGCGCGGCGACGTGACGGCGTTCCGCGAGCAGATGCAGGAGCTGCTCCGCCGCAGCGGCCTGCCGGCGACCCTGCGCGACGCCGACGGGCGGCGCCTGATCGACCTCGGCGCCGAACCGATGGCGGAACGCCTCGACGCGGCCGATGCGAGCGCGCTCAACGGCCGCCCTGCGGTCTCGGGCGTGGTCGACGGACGGTTCCGGGTGACGGTGCCGGTGATGCGCCGCGGCGGCGACGCGGTGCTCTACCTCCTGTCCTTCTCCCTGCCGACGGACCGGATCCGCGACGTGCTGGCCTCCGGCGGCGTGCCGAAGGCCTGGGTGCTGAGCGTCATCGACCGCGACCAGCGGATCCTGACCCGCACCCGGGCGCCGGAGCGCTTCACCGGCGTGCAGGCCCCCGACGATCTGCGCCGAGCCACCGGGCCGGAGGGGAGCTGGCGCGGCGCCTCGATGGAGGGCGACCCGTTCTTCGTCGCCTATGCGCGGGCCGGGGTACCGGATTGGCGCGTCGCCGTCGGAGTGCCGGAGGAGGCGCTGGCGGCCCCGGTGCGGGCCTCCCTCGTCTGGTTCGCCGCGCTCGGCGGCATGCTGGCCGCCATCGCGGCGGTTCTGGCGCTGGCCTTCGCCCGCGGCATCGCGGCGCCGCTCCGGGCCCTGCGCGATCAGGCGGTGGCCCTCGGCTCCGGCCGCGCGGCCCCCGTCCTCGCCGGGGTGCCGGCGGAGGTCGCCGCGGTGAGCGCCGAGATCGCGAGCGCTGCCCAGCGCCAGCGCGAGCGCGCGGCCGAGCGCGCGCGGGCCGCCGCGGCCCTGCGCGCCGAGACCCAGCGCCTGGAGGTGATGAACCGCCTCGGCACGGCGCTCGCGAGCGAGCTCGACCGCCAGCGCCTCGGCGACACGGTGGTGGAGGCCGCGACCCACCTGACCGGCGCGGCCTACGGCGCCCTGTTCGAGCGGGTGCCGGAGAGCCCGGACGGTCCCGAGCATTGGCGGCTCCTCAGCCTCACCGGCGCGCCGCGGGAGGCCTTCACCCGCTTCGGCCTGCCCCGGGTGACGACCCTGTTCAGCCACACCTTCGCCGCCCGCGGGGTGGTGCTGAGCGAGGACGTGACGGCGGATCCGCGCTACGGCAGCCATGGCGGCATGCCGCAGGGCCACCTGCCGGTGCGCAGCTACCTCGCGGTGCCGGTGGTCTCGGGCGACGGCGTCATCCTCGGCGCTCTGCTGTTCGGCCATCCCGAGCCGCACCGCTTCGGCACCCGCGAAGCGGCGCTGATCGAGGGCCTGGCCGGACAGGCCGCGGTCGCGATGGACAATGCCCGGCTGTTCGCCTCGGTGCGGCGCGAGCAGGACCGTTTCGCCGCCGCCGTCCAGGCGGTGCGCGGCGTGCTCTGGACCAACGACGCCGCAGGCCGCATGGCCGGCGACCAGCCGGCCTGGGCGGCGCTCACCGGGCAGACGCAGGAGCAATATGCCGGCTACGGCTGGGCCGAGGCGGTGCATCCGGAAGACCGCGCCGCCAGCGTCGAGAGCTGGAACGCGGCGGTCGCCGAGCGCCGGCGCTACACCCACGAGCACCGGGTGCGCCGCCACGACGGGGTGTTTCGCACCTTCGCGATCCAGGCGGTGCCGGTGCTCGACCCCGACGGCTCGATCCGCGAATGGGTCGGCGTGCATTCGGACATCTCCGAGCAGCGCGCCGCCGAGACCGCGCTCCGGGAATCGAACGAGGAGATCCAGCGCTACGCCTACATCGTTAGCCACGATCTGCGGGCGCCGCTCGTCAACATCATGGGCTTCACCAGCGAGATCGAGGCGAGCCAGGACGACATCCGGGCCGCCCTGGCGGGCCGCCCGGAGGCGGGGCGGATCGACGCCGACCTCAGCGAATCGGTGAGCTTCATCAAGGCCGCGATCACCAAGATGGACGGCCTGATCAACGCCATCCTGAAGCTGTCGCGGGAGGGGCGGCGCAACTTCCAGCCCGAGCCCCTGGCGATGACCGCCCTGGTCCAGGGCCTCGCCGACGCGCAGCGCCACCAGACGGACGCCGCGGACGCGGTCATCGCCATCGGCGATCTGCCGGGGATCACCGCCGACCGGCTCGCCGTGGAGCAGATCTTCGGCAACCTGATCGACAACGCGATCAAGTACCTGGCCAAGGACCGGCCGGGCCGGATCGCGGTCACCGGGTCGGTCTCGGACGGGCTCGCGGTGTTCCGGGTCGCCGATAACGGCCGCGGCATCGATGCCCGCGACCATGCCCGGGTGTTCGAGCTCTTCCGTCGCTCCGGCGCCCAGGACCGGCCGGGGGAGGGGATCGGGCTCGCCCATGTCCGGACCCTGGTGCGGGCGCTCGGGGGGCGGATCGACCTGTCCTCGGAGATCGGGGCCGGCACCACCTTCAGCGTGACGCTGCCGCTGCGCCAGGGGTGAGTTGGACTCGGCGGGGTGCAACGCCAGGTTAACCGGGTCTCGGCGTTTTCTACGCCAGCCGCGTGTCCAAGCCCGCGGTAAATGGTCTAGAGAGTATGACGGGAGCATGTCTCCCTGGGACGACCGCTTTCGGCGCGGTGTCGTGAGCAAGGGACAGGCGTCCCGGCGCAGCCGGGTTTTCGCCACGGGGAGTCGTCAGGTGCCGGCCGTACACATCGTGATGATCGAGGATGACGAGGGCCATGCCCGGCTGATCGAGCGGAACATCCGCCGCGCAGGCGTCAACAACGTCATCGAGTCGTTCCGGGACGGAACCTCCGCGCTCGCCGCGCTGTTCGGGCCCGACGGCAGCGGCGAGATCAATGCCGGCCGGCCGCTCCTCATCCTCCTCGACCTCAACCTGCCGGACATGACCGGCATCGACATCCTGCAGAAGGTGAAGTCGAACCCGCATCTGCGCCGCTCGCCGGTGGTCATCCTGACCACCACCGACGACCAGCGCGAGATCCAGCGCTGCTACGACCTCGGCTGCAACGTCTACATCACAAAGCCGGTGAACTACGAGGGCTTCGCCAACGCGATCCGCCAGCTCGGCCTGTTCTTCTCGGTGATGCAGGTCCCGGAGAGCGCCTGATCGTGACCGAACCGGTCCGCCTGCTCTACATCGACGACGATCCCGGACTGGCGCGGCTGGTCGCCCGCACACTGGCGGGCCGCGGCTGCGAGGTGGTGCACGCCCCCGACGGCGAGGCGGGCTTGGCGCTGATCGCGGCGGAGCGGTTCGACGTGGTCGCCCTCGACCACCACATGCCGCTGGAGACGGGCCTCGACATCCTGCCGCGCATCCGCGCCCTCGCCGAGGCGCCGCCGGTGATCTACGTCACCGGCTCGGAAGACAGCCGCGTCGCCGTGGCGGCGCTGAAGGCCGGCGCCGTCGACTACGTCTGGAAGGATCTTCAGGGCCACTTCCGGGAGCTGCTGGCCGAGGCGGTGGCGACCGCCGTGCTCCAGGACCGCACGCGGCGCGAGAAGGAGCGGGCCGAGGCCGAGGTGCGCGAGGCCCGCGACCGGGCCGAGCTGCTCCTGCGCGAGGTCAACCACCGGGTCGCCAACAGCCTCGCCCTGGTGGCGGCCCTGGTGCGGATGCAGGCCAACGCCGTCACCGACGCCTCCGCCCGCGCGGCGCTCGAAGAGACCCAGACCCGCATCACCGCGATCGCCGGCATCCACCGGCGGCTCTACACCTCCGACGACGTGCGGGTGGTGGCGGTCGACGCCTATCTGGCGACCCTGGTGGAGGATCTCGACGGGGCGATGAACGCCACCGGCCAGCGCCACCGCATCCTCCTCGACGCGGCCCCGGTCGAGGTGGCGACCGACAAGGCGGTCTCCCTCGGCGTGATCGTGACCGAGCTGGTCACCAACGCCTACAAATACGCCTATCCGGAGGGCGCGACCGGCGAGATCCGCATCACGGCCCGCCGCGACGGCGACACCCTGCGCCTCACCGTGGCGGATGACGGCGTCGGCTGGCAGGGCGCCGGCACCCCGCGCGGCACCGGGCTCGGCTCGCGCATCGTGCGCGCCATGGCGTCGAACCTGCGCGCGCAGATCGCTTACGCGCAAGCCGAGAAGGGCACGGCGGCAAGCATCGACATCGCGCTCTGACGGGCCGCGGCGGCCTCGGGAGGCGGCCGTTCCGGGGCGGTCGTTTCGCGACGCGCCACTTAACCCCCCCGCAAGGCCGATCCGCTAACACGGAGGCTCGCGCGGCGAAGGAGCGGCGGGATGGCGGCCGGGGCGGCTCTCGGCGAGGCGGGTGGCGGTGCCGGCACCGCGCTCGCGGTGTTCGGCGTGCGGATCGTTGCCGCGGCCTGCGCCTTCGTGGCCCAGGTGCTGATGGCCCGGCTGATGGGCGGCACGGAATACGGGGTCTTCGCCACGATCTGGGTCTGGACCGCGCTCATGGGCCATGCCTCGACCTGGGGCCTGTCTCAGGCCGCCTGCCGCTTCCTGCCGACCTACCGGGCGACAGGAGCCGTCGGGCCGGAGCGCGGCTTCCTCGCCTTCGGAGCGGTGTTCTCGCTGACGGCCGCCTCGGCCCTGGCGGGCTTCGGCGCGGCACTCCTCTGGCTCGTTCCCGGCCTCGTCGCCGGCAACCATGCCGGCCCGCTCCTCGTGGCGGCGCTGGTGCTGCCGCTCTTCGCGCTCCAGGATTTCTGCGAGGGCGTGGCGCGGGGCCGCAACTGGACGCTGCTCGCCGTGGCGCCGCCCTACCTCCTGCGCCAGGGCCTGATCATGGCGCTGATGCTGGCGGCGGTCGCGTTCGGGGCGCCGGCCGAGGCCACGGTCGCCGTCGCCTGCACGCTCGCCGCCACCGCCCTGTCCCTCGCCATGCAGGCCACGCTCCTGCTGCGGCGCCTGCGGGCCGAACGGCCCTCGGCCCGCGCCCGCTACCCCTGGCGCGACTGGCTGCGGGCGGCCCTGCCGATGGCGCTGATCGATCTCGCCGGCTCGGGCTTCAACTTCGTCGACGTGCTGGTTCTCGGCTTCCTGCTGCCGCCGGCGGAGGTCGGCGCCTATTTCGCGGCGACGCGGCTCCTGCAATTCGTCGTCTTCGTCCAGTACGCCGCCTCCTCGGTGACGGCGCAGCGTTTCGCCGCGGCGCAGGCGCGGGGCGACCGGGCGGAGCTCGAAACCCTGGTCCGGCGCTGGGCGCGGCTGACGCTGCTCGCCACCCTCGCGACCGGCCTCGCCCTCGTGGCGGCGGGACCGCTGCTGCTCGGCCTGTTCGGGCCGGACTTTCGCGAAGCCCTGCCGCTCCTCGCGCTCCTCGTCGCCGGCCACGGCCTCGCCGCTGCCTGCGGGCCGGCGGAAGACCTCCTGACCATGCTGGGAGCCGAGCGTGCCTGCGCCGCCGTCACGGTCGCGCTCCTCGTCGCGGCGGTTCTCCTCACCCTGGCGCTGGTGCCGCCTCTCGGACTCACCGGCGCGGCGCTCGCCGCCGCCCTCGTGACCGCCGCACGCGGCGGCGTCCTGGCGAGGCTCGCCTATCGTCGCCTCGGCCTCGTCACGCCGGCCTTCGCCCGATGACTGCGCCGGCATTCCCGCTCCCGACGACCGTCGCGGCCCCGGCCTGCGAGATCACGACCCTCGCATCCTTGAGCCGCGAGCCCGCGTCCTGGGACGCCCTGGTCGCCCGTGCCGCCGGGCCGACGCCCGATTATGCGCGCCGCGTGCTGGAGGCGCATCGCGACCACGGGCTCGCCCCGGCGGACCTGCCCTGCCTCGCGGTGCGCGCCGGCCCGGACCTGCTGGCGCTGCTGCCTTACCGGACGGGGCGCGGCCCCCTCGGGCTCGGCCGGATCGCCCGGCCCTTCGCCTCGCCCTACCTCACCGTGACGGCGCCCCTCGTGGTTGCCGGGACGGAGGGCGTCCCGGCCCTGGCGGCGCTCGTCGCCGGGATGCGAACGCTCGGGCAACCGTGGTGGTGGCCGCTCCTGCCGGCGGACGAATCGCCCCTCCTCGCCGCGCTCGCCCGCGACGGCTGGGGCAGCGCCGAGGTCTCGGGTTTCTCACGCCCGGTGCTCGACCGGCGCGCGAGCCACGACATCTTCCTCAGGGAGCATCCGCACAAGGGCCGGCTCAAGGACCTGCGCCGGCGACGCCGGCGCCTCGACGAGGCCGGCATCGTCACGGTCGAGGCGATCGGGCCGGACGGGGACCTGGCCGGCGCGGTCGCGGCATTCCTCGATCTGGAGCGGCGCGGCTGGAAGGGGCGGGCCGGCACCGCGCTCGCCTGCCGGCCGCAGACCGAAGGCCTTGCGAAAGACCTGTTCCGGGCCGGCGGCGGGCCGGTGACGGCGCGGGCCGACCTCCTGCGCCTCGACGGGCGGGTGGTCGCCGCGAGCCTCGCGCTGGTCTGCGGCGGCACCGCGACGCTGCTCAAGACCGCCTACGACGAGGCGTTGCGCGCGCTCGCCCCGGGCGTGCTGCTCGAGGCCGAGATCGTGCGGGCCCTGCACGAGACCCGGTTCGCCGACCGGCTCGATTCGGCGACGCTGGCGAGCGCGGTGCTCGACGACCTCTACCCCGAGCGCACCCGCATCGCCGAAATCGTGGTCTCGCCGCGGGGCGGGCCCGCGCCCGAGCGGATCGCCGCCCGGGCCCGGCGGCAGCACGCCGCGAAAGCCTGGCTCAGGGCGCGGCTCGCCCGCCTGCGGGGCCGCTGACAGCGGCCGCCCTCTCCGCCTCCCGCCAGCCGACCCTGGCGTCCGGCCGCGCATCGGTCGAGGCGAAGTAGGGTTTGATGTCGAGGAGCGGCGTGCCGTCGAGGCAGTCGAGCCCGCGCACCCGCAGGGTGCCGCCGTCGATCCCCAGGAGTTCCACCACCGAGACGGCGATCGGATTCGGACGGGCCGGCGAGCGCAGCGCGAAGGTGCCGCGAGAGTCCGGCGCGTGGCGGGGCTGCTGCGCCACCAGGTTCCGCGGCGCCCGGTCCATCCAGTAGAGCACGATCAGGTGGGTGGTGCCCTCGAGGCTCCGCAAGCCCGGGGCGAAGCGGGGATCGACCTCCAGGGTGCAGACCGCGTCCGATTGCGCCGAATTGCGCGGGCACTCCGCCCGCTCGGTCCAGGGCGTGCGCACCCGGCCGACGAAGTAGAGGCCGGCATCGAACGCCTCCGGCAGGGCGATGCTCTCCTCGCCCGGCCGCGGGCCGAAATCCGCTTGCGTCATCTGACGTCCCACGATCAGGGCGGGATCCGGGTCGCCCCGCCGCTCCACCCAGTATAGGCTGGCCGCCAGGGCATCAGGGAGACCGATCGACCGTGTTCGCCGACGAGCTGAGACCGATGGAGACGGTGGCCGACCCCGAGACGGCGGTCGACCGCCTGGCGGCGCTCCACGCCGCCGCCACCGGGAGCCTGCGGGACGCGCTCGCCCGCTTCCTCGCGGACGGTGTGCCCCCCGACGCCGCCGAGCGGCTGACCTTCCGCTATCCCGAGCTGCGCCTGACCTACCGCCCGACCGGGCCGCTGCCGCGGATCACCCGCGCCACCGCGAAGTTCCAGGGGCCGGGCGTCTACGCCACCACCCTGACCCAGCCGGCGCATTTCCGCGCCTACCTGCTCGAGCAGCTGCGCCCCCTGGTGCAGGATTACGGCGCCACGATCGAGGTGGGCCTGAGCGCCCAGGAGATCCCGTACCCCTACGTCGTCGAGCCCGGGGCGGAGCTCGCCCGCGGCGTCACCTCGAGCGACCTCGCGCGCTACTTCCCGACGCCGATGCTGTCGAGCGTCGGCGACGAGATCGCCGACGGCCTGTGGCTGGAGGCCGGCGACGAGCCCCGGCCGCTCGCCCTGTTCGACGGGCCGCGGGTCGATTACTCGCTGCGCCGCCTCGTGCACTATACCGGGGCCGATTGGCGCCAGATCCAGCCCTGGATCCTGCTCACCAACTATCACCGCTACGTCGACCAGTTCGTGCGGGTCGGCCTGAAGGCGCTGGCCGCCGAGCCCGAGCGCTATGCCCGCCTGGTCCTGCCCGGTGGCGTCGCGGTGGAGGCCGGGGACGCCGCCGGCGCGCAGGCCGACGCGCTGATCGCCGCCTCGCCCTGGCACCGCTTCCAGATGCCGGCCTATCACCTCGTCGCGCGGGACGGACAGGGGACCAGCCTGGTCAATATCGGCGTCGGTCCCTCCAACGCCAAGACGATCACCGATCACCTGGCGGTGCTGCGGCCGCATTGCTGGCTGATGGTCGGCCATTGCGGGGGCCTGCGCCAGTCGCAGACCATCGGCGACTACGTGCTGGCCCACGGCTATCTGCGCCGCGACCGGATCCTCGACGAGGTCGTGCCGCCCGACGTGCCGATCCCGGCGCTCGCCGAGGTCCAGGTGGCGTTGCAGGAGGCCGCCGCCAGCGTCACCGGCGAGCGGGCCGAGGCCCTGAAGCAGCGCCTGCGCACCGGCACGGTCGTGACCTACGACGATCGCAACTGGGAGCTGCGCTGGTCGCAGGAACGGCGGCGGATCAACCTGTCCCGGGCGATCGGCGTCGACATGGAGAGCGGCACCATCGCGGCGCAGGGCTACCGCCTGCGGGTGCCCTATGGCACGCTGCTCTGCGTCTCCGACAAGCCGCTGCACGGCGAGATCAAGCTGCCGGGCGCCGCCAACGCCTTCTACGAGCGGGCGGTCGGCGAGCACCTCTTGATCGGGCTCGCGACCCTCGAGTCCCTGAGGCGCAACCGCCACGGACTGCATTCGCGCAAGCTGCGAAGCTTCGACGAGCCGGCCTTCCGGTAGAACGCCCGTGCCGCTGCCGATCTCGAACAGCCGTCAGGTCGCCGTGGCGGACGGCACCGCCGAGCGCGTCGTCGCGGTCGCCGACCTCGCCGTGTCGCTCGGCGTCGACGCACTGATCCGCCTGCACGAGGCGGATTTTGCGGGGCTGGCGGGCGTCGGCCGCGACCTCGTCCACTTCAACCTCGAGCGCACGATCAACCGCGCCGGCCTGCGCTACGCCCTGCTGCCGATCCTGCGGCCCGGCTTCCGGCGGCCGGGCGGGCCCGAGGAACTGCCGGTCCTCGACCCGACCCGGTTCCGGACCGGTCTCTGCGTGGAGGTGCGCCAGCGCGTGCCGGTGGCGGCGGTGACGCCGGAGCTGTTCCGGGTCTCGCTGCCGACGATCCGCGACGCCGACGCCCTGGCGGCGGCCCTGGTGCGCCGCTACGCCGGCCTGTTCCCCGATCTGTGTCCGGCGGACCTCGTGGCGCGGGGCTGCGCGATCACGCGGCTGCAGCTCGACGAGCGCTGAGCGGACGGTTGCGCGGCGGCCTTGCGCTTGTCCTTGCACGATGTCCTTGCGCGCGCCTGACGAGGATTCGGGGCGGTTTTCCCTTGGGAAAAGGCCGGCGGCGAAAGGATGAGACAAATGTCCTGCCCGAGTGTCCATCCGTGCCGGCGACCGGTGATCGATCGCCGCTGACCCAAGATTAGCTGTGCAATTCTACGCCGCGCGGGCCGGGCCGCTCGAATCCGCCGCCATGCTTTACCGCTTCGCAACCGGCTCGCCGTCACGGTGTCGGGAGCCGAGGCTGGACCGCGAACCTCCCATGCTGCAGACCGCCGACACCTTGCTCGCCCTGCATGACGGGCGGCTCATCGGTCTGGCGCTGCTGATCGGCGTCCTCGCGGCGATCACCATGATCGACCTGTTCCAGCACGCCCGCGCCACCAGCGGCAGCAGCCGGGGGATCTGGATCTCGGCTGCCGGCATCGCCGGCGGGTTCGGGCTGTGGGCGAGCCAGTTCATCGCGCAGGCCTCGATCCGCCCCGCCGCCGAGATCCTGCGCGGCAGCGAGACCCTGTTGCTCGGCCTCGTGCTCATGGTGCTCCTCGCCGGGGCGGGCCTGCGGGCCGCCGTCTCGGCGCCCCGGCGCGTCGCCACCGCCCTCGGCGGGGGCCTGATCGGCTTAGGGCTCGCGGCGGTCGGTGCCGCGGTATCGGCGGGCCTGCCGGGGGCGGGTGGGCCGGCCTGGAGCGCGGGCCTCGTCCTGTCCGGCGTCGCCGGAATGGTCCTGTCCGGCCTCGCCCTGGGCTGCAGCCTGCGGGAGAGCCCGGCGCGCCGCGCCGTGGGGGCCCTGTGCCTGTCCGGCGCCGTGATGCTGCCGCATGCCGTCGGCCTTGCCGCGGCGGGCGGCGGGCTGAAGCCGGTCATGCTCGATGGTGAGTTCGCCGCCTCCCTCGGCTTCGCCAGCCTGACGCTGCTCGTCCTGTCCTTCCTCGGCCTGACCCTGGACAGCCGCGTCCGGCGCCGCCGCGAGTCGCAGGACCTGATGAGCAGCCTCGCCGATGCGGCGGTGGAGGGCATCGCGATCTGCGAGGGCGGCCGCATCGTGACCGTCAATACCAGCCTCGCCGAGCTGATCGGGCGGGCGCCGGCGGCGCTGACCGGCCGGCCGATCGGCGAGATCCTGCCCGACACGGTGGTCGCGCGCCTCGATGCCGGCCCGGACGGCCGGGCGATCGAGGCCGAGCTCGTCGGTGCCGGCGGCGAGGCGCTGCCGGTCGAGGTGATCCGCCGCCCGGTCGGCAACCGGCCCTGCCGCGCCATCGCCGTGCGCGACCTGCGGGCGCGGCGCCAGGCCGAGCGCGACATCCAGTTCCTGGCCCATCACGACACCCTGACCGGCCTGCCGAAC
Protein-coding regions in this window:
- a CDS encoding AMP nucleosidase, which encodes MFADELRPMETVADPETAVDRLAALHAAATGSLRDALARFLADGVPPDAAERLTFRYPELRLTYRPTGPLPRITRATAKFQGPGVYATTLTQPAHFRAYLLEQLRPLVQDYGATIEVGLSAQEIPYPYVVEPGAELARGVTSSDLARYFPTPMLSSVGDEIADGLWLEAGDEPRPLALFDGPRVDYSLRRLVHYTGADWRQIQPWILLTNYHRYVDQFVRVGLKALAAEPERYARLVLPGGVAVEAGDAAGAQADALIAASPWHRFQMPAYHLVARDGQGTSLVNIGVGPSNAKTITDHLAVLRPHCWLMVGHCGGLRQSQTIGDYVLAHGYLRRDRILDEVVPPDVPIPALAEVQVALQEAAASVTGERAEALKQRLRTGTVVTYDDRNWELRWSQERRRINLSRAIGVDMESGTIAAQGYRLRVPYGTLLCVSDKPLHGEIKLPGAANAFYERAVGEHLLIGLATLESLRRNRHGLHSRKLRSFDEPAFR